ACCGTAAAGGGCGACCACCTCCCCGCTCCCGAAGGCCCGCGCCAGGCGGGGCGCCACCTCCAGCACCACATCCCGCCGGGGGGCGGCAAAAAGCACCTTCTTCCCGCCTGCAAGGGCCTCCCCGATCAGCGGAAAAGAAACCTCTGTTTTTCCGGCCCCGCAGGCCGCCCAGACCAGACAGGCGCGGCCGGAGTTCTCCTGCCTTCCCAGCTCCAGAAGAGCATGGGCGGCGGCCTCCTGCGGAGGGGTCAGCTCCAGCTCCATCCGGAAGCGCAACCCCTGTCCCCTTCCTCCCCTCCCGGGCGGCTCCGCGCTTCTGCAGGGCTCCCCGGCCCCGGGTGCACGGTTTTCCGGGGCAGAGCCCGGGAGCCGGAAGAGGAGGGGAGGGCAGAAAATTCTCTCCCTCCCTTCCTCGCCCTGAAGATGTGCTGCCGCCCCGGGAAACAAAAGCCTGGCAACCGGCGCAAGCCGGGCCGCGGCCCGGGCCGGCAGCCCCGGGCCCGGAATTGACGCCTGCGGCCTTCCTCCTGTATAGAGGAACTCGCAGAGGCTTACCCCTCCCATGATCAAACATTCCGGGCAGACGGCGCACTCCGTGCTGCCGCATTTCCGGCAGAGGCCCGGCCGGGGAATCCCCTCCCAGCCGCAGCGCTGGCAGCGGACGAGGCTCCCCTTTAAGGGGAGGAGGGCAGGAAGCAGAAAAACTCTTCCGGCAAGGGAGAGCGCCTGCAGGATCCTGGCCAGGTGACTGCTCCGGGCTCCTGCGCCCCGGCCGAGGAGGCGGGCAATTTCGCTCCTCCGGAGCAGGCGCCCCGCAAGCAGCCTCTCCACCTCATCAAGCTCGTCTCCTGCAGGAAGGGAAAGCGAACTCCCCTCACCGCGCCCGGAAGACTCGGAAAAAAGCTTAAGGGATGAAGGAAGGCTCTCGGCGAAGTTTTTTGCGGAGCGGTAAGCATACGGCCCCAGGGCGCGCAGGAGCCGTTTTCGAAGCTGCTCCCATCTGAAAGGGAGCCTGCCGCCTTCCTGCAAGCCTTTCCGGAGGTCCAGGAGGATGCAGGCGGCAATCCCTGCCGGGAGAGGGGCGCCCAAACAGGCGAAGCTCCTGTAGCCCCGGCTCCTGCGCAGGTAAGCGAAATCAAAAGCCGGCTCCGGAGAAAGGAAAATGAGTCTTTCCCCTGCCCCCTCAGCCAGGTATAAAGAAAACAGCCCCACTCCCTCACCTCCGGATGCAGCGGCCCCGGGTCACCCGCTGCCAGAACACTTCTCTTTATTTTACCACATTTTCCCCGGACCCTGTTGTCTGCTAAAAGAAAAGACGGAACAGGGCCGTGCTCAACATTCCCACCAGAAGCGTCCAGCCCAGGCTCTTCGTTTTCAGGGCGGCAGCCAGGGTTGGAAGAGAGGCCCAGAGATAGACGTTTTTCAAGGAGAAATCCAGCCTCTCTCCGGAGGCGAAGACTCCCGCAGCAACCATTACCGCCATCACCGCGCAGGGGGTGAAATCCAGGAACCTCTCCAGGGTTCCGGGCAGTTTCTTTTTTT
The window above is part of the Bacillota bacterium genome. Proteins encoded here:
- a CDS encoding AzlD domain-containing protein; this encodes MEQKAIWVVLVIAGLNYLLRVLPVAVLKKKKLPGTLERFLDFTPCAVMAVMVAAGVFASGERLDFSLKNVYLWASLPTLAAALKTKSLGWTLLVGMLSTALFRLFF
- a CDS encoding DEAD/DEAH box helicase family protein, with the protein product MGLFSLYLAEGAGERLIFLSPEPAFDFAYLRRSRGYRSFACLGAPLPAGIAACILLDLRKGLQEGGRLPFRWEQLRKRLLRALGPYAYRSAKNFAESLPSSLKLFSESSGRGEGSSLSLPAGDELDEVERLLAGRLLRRSEIARLLGRGAGARSSHLARILQALSLAGRVFLLPALLPLKGSLVRCQRCGWEGIPRPGLCRKCGSTECAVCPECLIMGGVSLCEFLYTGGRPQASIPGPGLPARAAARLAPVARLLFPGAAAHLQGEEGRERIFCPPLLFRLPGSAPENRAPGAGEPCRSAEPPGRGGRGQGLRFRMELELTPPQEAAAHALLELGRQENSGRACLVWAACGAGKTEVSFPLIGEALAGGKKVLFAAPRRDVVLEVAPRLARAFGSGEVVALYGGSGNWGRDASLVVATTHQTLRFDRSFDLVILDEGDAFPYPGSRMLRFGVARARRPGGKLVYLTATPDRSLLAGARRGLVDVIKIPARPHGFPLPEPRFLRLRPLRTVRGGCVLHGDLLALIKEAVAGRRVQVFLFVPTVEMTEAVGRALRAAAGKPPLEDFSPAWIEWSHAGDPARLLKRERFFAGEFPVLVTTTIMERGVTVPRVHVFVLNADHVVFDAPTLVQIAGRCGRSPDYPGGEVWFAAPRVTREMEEALAQIRAFNTEALRAGYLRPDYPAVLQEILRREAESRGLWGNR